The Xiphias gladius isolate SHS-SW01 ecotype Sanya breed wild chromosome 17, ASM1685928v1, whole genome shotgun sequence genome includes the window TCACATAACAACTCTATTGTAATTCATAGGAgctgcatgtgtttatttttaacctgGTGGTGTCCGAGTTAGCTCCTGGAGGAACGTGTTCTGAGCTGTGgaggaagaagtattcagatcctttactcaagtGAAACTACTAATTATTAccacactgtgaaaatactccattacaattAGAAATCCTGAATTGAAAAagttactgaagtaaaagtcaATATAATCAGAacaatgtacttaaagtattaaaaataaaagtattcaatgaaaaataaatgtcccTGTGATTTTTACTGTACgattatatattttatcaaTAGATTATCCTTATTCAACCATGAGTGTGTAAGCAGCCTTTTGCTGTTGAAGTTGGTTGAGGGGGAACTCATTTATAACTATTTCATGTAGGActgcaaataattattttccttatggATTAATCTCCTGataattttctcaattaatcaatttgaTTGAATTTTCGGTatgtaaaatttcagaaaatagcaaCACCTTCacaatgcttgttttgttcaatcaGTAGTCGAAACCTCTAAATTCTGAAAACcagattaaaatgattaaaataattaaaagtaaaagcagtaaatcttcacatttgagaagctggaacagtgaaatttttgacatttcgcctaaaaatgacaaaatagttactgatcaattttctgtcaatcggTTTCAGCTCCATGTGTACATATTGTTAGGTAttgtagtttaatctgtaacaaaaatcatattttataatctgATCATATGTCTTGTAAGGGAAAATCTTAACTTGTAACTAGTAATTAAAGCTCTCAAAGAgttgtagtggagtaaaaagtaaaataataatgtttttggaGTGTAGTCTCCCAGTGGTTAAGGATTGATTTACGCTCAAAAAGAAGTACTTATTATAACGTGTCGTCCGACCACGGCAGAAATCAAATGCATTTATAGCTGTTCTGAACTGCCAACTTGAAAAGCGAAAAAGCCTGCTGttttagagaggaggaggaggaggtgtaatattgtttaaatatggggCTAATGGTGCTAATTTTCTCACCTGGAAGACATTTAGACTCGAACAGTTGTGTAAAGACTGAACAAGtctaggtcaaaacctggtgcaTGGCTGGAActccctttatctgtttgtttttctctcctactctctttgctcacatatacCGTAATATAATGCAGCAGAATTCCCGATAAAGTTGTTCTCACttacatgtttctctgtttctgttgtcaggcaatggaacaagtatgaaatagtgactggaATACAACTCATttagactacatgttaaccagtaGTCGATTACAAGCCACTTCCCTGCTGCTCTgcgctgctaaaatcctgattttataaccgcgaggttgtctgacaaaattacCACACACAatagttaaagacaacggctgtgcagtgatttcggctatatttacttgttaaatgattgttcagagagaaagttagaagctcattcacgtctgtgtcagctacAGTGCGGTCAGTTGAATTAGACTCATAGAGAAGTGTGCCCGTGTGCCCGGACTCGCGCTCAGGGGGCCAAACTGGTGGATCTCTTCTACGggaagtagctaaggtttgtcaaaAGACGCTAGATTTGTTGCCAGGTACTATTGtgaaaaaagttgctaaagggaTGTGAAAAGTCAGTCAATGTAGCAACAAAGGCGCAAAGTTCACAACagtgcctgtaaacacccccctgatgacgaCAAAGAAACggtttgcaccaattcattttgaaagagcaacgaccaattGGGAAACTCTAACACTCAGCCAGCCaaacaatggtgtaacttcagcattCAGTCACGCGTCActcagctgaccaatggtgtaacttcatctctcagtcagtgacagacattcacgtttatagggctggccccgctgttgcggtgCAGCTGGAGCGATGTTTGCTGAACAATATGACAATAATCTATGAAAACAGCATAGTTAAGAAATGTACAGTGCTTTACTTCAAAAGTGATGCTGTTggttgaaaactgcatttgaacaTGAGTATTTTGTTCATGCTTGAGAGCTCCTTGTAGCAACAGTTCAGCACAGAGAGAATATGATGGAATACCACACAAAAGGAATAGGAAACAATCAGGAAAGCTTGTGCCGCctcaataatataaaaaaggaTAACAACACCCAGTTGTTGGATGGGGTGTGTTATTCTGGTTGGGACAGCCATACTTTGAAACCTACTGTTTGCTTGTTAGGTCAGACGGCAGAAGTTCACAAGGTGATACAGAATGATGTGCTTTGTATCACTGTATGAGACCTCAGAGTGGTCATAACCTAAAGGCAACCTGTGAGGACATCAAGAAAGTTAAACATAGAAATGGACATCATTTAGGTCAAAGTTAAAACATCTGATTTGACACCATTTCAAATTTATCTTCAGTGGGTAATTACCTCATTCATCAGATGTGGTCACCTCACAGTATGATTTCCCCATGGGTGCACCCACAACGCATTACGACATTAATTCAGTGTTCCACACCCACTCTATACTGCAGGAGTTACTGTGACAAAGTGTAGCTTGATTTTGGCAGTGTGGATGGTGACACATTCTCCTTCGTGCTTACTGTAGCTGCACAGTTTCATGCTGAAGCTATTTAGTACTACTGGGGTATCCGCGTACTGGACTCTGTTCACGTGGTGGTGATTGTGGAAACAATGGCATATTAGGAGGTCTATTGTTTGTGATATTATCTGCATGCATCCCTTGTTTGCGTAGCTGCCACTCAGTCTGAGAGTGCATCCACATCAAACTGTTAAATTTGCAAAAGCATCTTTGTCTGTCAGTTTCAGCCCACCGTCCAgactaaaacaacatttttcaccCCCGAAAAATTGAGTTTTTTCCAAAATGGCCGCCAGAGTGTGTACATTTGAAAACGCAGCTTTGGTGTTTCAGTGTGCATGGGCTAAACTGAGATTTTCAAAACAATGATGTAAGCGGCTCAATGAGGGTCGACGTtgtgattataaaataattatgttaTCACCGCAGCGTCGAAGCTTGGAAacgactgctggttaacatgtagtgttTATAGGGCACAATTAaatcactgtttcatacttgtgcAGTTGTctgaaacagaaatagaaaaacgtgtgctgtaaatgagaacaaataTGCGGTGACACAGAGAGCAAGAGGCTGTAACTCGTCACAGTAACCCAGCTGTGTGTAGAAAAGTTAAGAAGATAACTTTCTGtcgtctctcttttttctgtaatctcacattttaaatgttgatataGCCGATGATACAGCACAGCTTTTGTCATTAACCTGTATGTATGTTggttttgtcagatgatgtccCAACCATGAAATAATGATTTGGTCCACTGggctgtctgtctcactccttACCAGATGTTGACTGTGatgtagttttgttgtttggcaactgaaaagaggctgaaGAAGAGTTTCAGTcgttttatgtttttcaaatcttttactGTGGACAGAGGtctccacaaaaacaaactggaaacaatAATGTGGATGCAAAgcattttcatgtaaaaacagtattttattatttctgagtAGTAGCCTGAGCCAAGTTAGTTTTTTCCATAgctcatttaatttttgaatcTTGGAAATCGGGTGGCACACTCATTGAAAACACCCCAGACgtgttttaatgattttatgttAACGTCATATGGAAAATCGTTCCTTCagttattaaagacaaaaagcaaaaacatttctttttaacataggttttttaaaatgaaatatgacGGTAAATTCATACATAAAGGGAAATACATATCATAAtgtatattgtatttcacttgcttgtttttatttaggaattttaaatcttccataataaaaaaaagcctACTTGGACAGAAAACTGCCCAATCTGGCAAGTCTGGCTCCAGTGTGGTGTCGATCAGGTTTTCCGTGTTATATCTTACAGCCCCTGTAAAGTATCCAGTGTTGGAAGAAGTAATGAGATCTTTTATGTAAGTAAAGGTAGAAATACAACactataaaaatattacattacaagtaaaagtcctgcattcactGTTTGACTTAGATAGAAGTACACAAgtattagcaacaaaatgtactcaaagtatCTAAAGCAAACGGGCTCATATGTGACAGGATGGTACCCTTTCATAGtgttatattattggattattagtATTACTAATGCATTAAGGTGCATTTTAATATTCTTCTAAAGTTTCAGCTGGTTGGTGTAGGGAAAACTCCACCAGTCAGATAAATGtactgcagtaaaaagtacaatacttccctctgaaatgtagtgaaataaaagtatgatgaactttaaaatgaaagtactcaagtgaagtacaagtaccacaaaactgtacttaaatacagtactttacTAAATGTACCTAGTTACTTTCCAGCACTGCCTACAGCCTCTGTAAAGTCTCCATCATCGGTACTTGCTCTGtatcaaagcaaaaacaacattgcACTTGCAATTGCTAATTAATACTAATAATTACTgccattttttcctctcttataGGCTTGAATTTCACCTAGAAATCCCATGGAGCAGGATGTGGAGAGCCCAGCCATCATCAGACAGCCCAAGTTGCCAAAGCAGGCCCGTGAAGACCAGCCTAAACAGCTGGCAGAAATGGACAGGGCAAAGAAGATCCAGCGGTACGTCCAGAAAGATGGGAAGTGCAACGTCCATCACGGGAATGTTCGAGAGACATACCGGTATCTGACAGACATTTTCACCACGCTGGTAGACCTCAAATGGAGGTTCAACCTCTTCATCTTCGTGTTGGTGTACACAGTGACATGGCTCTTCTTTGGCTTCATGTGGTGGCTTATTGCTTACCTCCGGGGTGATCTGGACCATATAGCAGACAATCAGTGGACTCCATGTGTCAATAACCTCAATGGGTTCGTATCAGCTTTTCTGTTCTCCATTGAGACCGAAACCACCATTGGTTATGGATATAGAGTCATCACGGACAAATGCCCCGAGGGGATAGTACTGCTTTTAGTTCAGTCAGTGCTGGGATCTATCGTGAATGCCTTCATGGTGGGTTGCATGTTTGTTAAGATCTCACAGCCCAAGAAGCGAGCTGAGACACTAGTGTTTTCCACCAATGCGGTCATCTCAATGAGAGATGGGCGACTGTGCCTGATGTTCAGAGTCGGAGACCTCCGAAACTCACACATTGTGGAGGCTTCAATCAGGGCCAAGCTTATCAAGTCTAAGCAGACCAAGGAAGGGGAGTTCATCCCTTTGAACCAGACGGACATAAATGTGGGTTACAACACGGGAGATGACAGGCTCTTCCTAGTGTCGCCACTCATCATCTGCCATGAGATAAATAAGAACAGCCCCTTCTGGGAGATCTCACAAGCCCACCTGGCCAAGGAGGAGTTGGAAATTGTTGTGATTCTGGAAGGGATGGTTGAGGCCACAGGTGAGTCCTCAGATTCATAAAGTCAGAGTCTTTCTGGCTGGATGGTATATTTGTGATGTTGTTAGGAATATATTACAATGATGTGTACAGCAGTTATTATTCAATGGATTTAACTATGTTGCACAATCAAAATATAGGATTACTGTACTTCGTTAACTCAGATTGACTCATTTTCAGTGAGCACAGAATTGTTTCATCATTACAATGCATGTCAAAAAGTAGTaacgtttttattttctttattaatttcattcaatttaaCAAACAATACATTGACAGTTACAATATTTTTAGGGATGGCTAtgtcggtcagtccaccacatggtccagactgaaatatctcaataactattAGATACATTGCCGTgtaattttatacagacatccatggtccccagaggatgaatcatactggctttggtgatcccctgacttttcctctagcaccaccagc containing:
- the kcnj6 gene encoding G protein-activated inward rectifier potassium channel 2; this encodes MEQDVESPAIIRQPKLPKQAREDQPKQLAEMDRAKKIQRYVQKDGKCNVHHGNVRETYRYLTDIFTTLVDLKWRFNLFIFVLVYTVTWLFFGFMWWLIAYLRGDLDHIADNQWTPCVNNLNGFVSAFLFSIETETTIGYGYRVITDKCPEGIVLLLVQSVLGSIVNAFMVGCMFVKISQPKKRAETLVFSTNAVISMRDGRLCLMFRVGDLRNSHIVEASIRAKLIKSKQTKEGEFIPLNQTDINVGYNTGDDRLFLVSPLIICHEINKNSPFWEISQAHLAKEELEIVVILEGMVEATGMTCQARSSYVSREIKWGYRFTPVLTLEDGFYEVDYNSFHDIYETNTPTCSAKELADMTSRTRLPLTWSLASKLSQQGLPESEQEGQETKTSLDNQGKSQQTERNGDIANIESESKV